TCCTGCTTCGGAACTTCACCCGACCCCGGAGCAATTCCGCGGGAAATGGCCGCACACCAGCGGAAACGGGTTCACGATCGTGGCGGTGCGCACGGGCAGCACCGGGCGCATCGGGGATCACCCGTCACCCGGGGTGTGCGATTTCGCGAGAAATCTCGTGAGTTGTCCACAACGCACGGATTCGTCCGCAGGTGTCCCGGATCGTGGGCGGGCTCGGGATTTGCGCCACCGCCCCCTGGGCGGGAGCACGATGCCGTGCCAAGCTCCACGTGGGAGCGGCGCACTTGGACTGCGCCGCTCCCACGCTCGGGCTCAGTTGCAGGTGAGCACGCTGACCGTGCTGTTCGCACAGGCCGCCAGCAGGCTCAGGTTGCTGCCGTTGTCGCCGCCGCCGTCGCCGCCGCCGAACGAGGCGTCCTGGTGCGCGTCGAGCTCCTGCAGCTGAAGAACCATCTCCATGGTCGTTCCCTTCCTCGTTTACCTCGCTGTCCGGACGGTGTTCCGCCCGGCGTTCGTGGGTGCCGCGCCAGCCGCGCGGCACGGTTCTCAGTGCGCCGTTCCCGGCTCGGCGCCGAAGAACGGCAGCACCCGGCCGTGCCCGTCGAGCACGGCCGCGACGGTGCCGAGCACCCCGGCCCCGCCGGTGGCGACGTCCGTCGAGAGCCGCAGCAGCTGGTTGCCGGGCATCGCGATGCCGCCGTCGCCGATCGGCAGCGCGTGGACGCCCAGCGCCGCCAGGTGGACGCCGATCGCGTCGGCCCAGCCGGGGTCGGGGCTGCGCCGGTGCGCGGCCGCCAGCGCCGCGAGCAGGCCGCAGCGGCCGAACAGCAGGCCGGGGTGGATGACGAACTCGCCGAGGCAGGCGGAGAGCAGATCTCCCTGCCACCGCAGGCATTCCGCCGCGGGGTGGCGCCGCGCGAGTTCCTCCGCCACCAGGGCGATGCCCGCGCTGCCCACGCCCGCGTAGGGCAGCGTGCGGACTCCGCCGTCGCGGACCTGCAGGCCGCCGTCGTCGGCCCGCACGCATTCGTCGAGGTCCCGCAGCAGGGCCTGGTCGGCGAGCTCCAGCCAGCTCCGCTCACCGGTGGCGTCGTGGAGGTGGGTGAACAGCAGCGCCGGTCCCGCCCAGCCGTCGAGCAGCCCGGCCCGCCCGACCTCGCCCGGCGGCGGTGCCGCGGGCAGCGCCGTCGCGAGCCGGTCGCCGATGTTCACCGCGCGGCGCAGGAATTCGCCGTCTTCGCGCCGGTGCGCGAAGTGCAGCAGGTTCAGCGCGATCCCGGCGAGACCTCCGGCGTAGCCGTGGTCCTCGGTGCGTTCGGCGAGCCCCGCGGCGGCGTCGAGCAGGTCCAGCGCGGCGTCCCCGTGCCCCAGGTTCTCCAGCACGTGGGCGGTGCCGTGCGCGCCGTCGAGCAGGCCGGGGCGTTGCGGTGGCGTGCGCCGCACCGCGTCGAGCAGCCACTGCTCGTGCTCCGGGTAGCGCCCGGCACCGGCCACGTCCAGCGCGTGCAGCACGCCGGCCGCGCCGTAGGCGAATCCGGTGCCGCCGACCCGGAATTGTTCGATGTCGCCGGGGAAGAGCCGGTCGGCGCGCTCGGGAGTGGCGGTGCCGAGCACTCCCTCGGCGAGTCCTTTGCGGACGATGCCCCAGTCCGGTTCGCGCTGGTCCAGTTCGGTGGTCGCGGGCGCGACGCCGTCGGGCAGCAGCCGTTCGCGCAGCGCGTCGCCGTACTCGGCGGGCAGCTCGAAGCACCGGCGCACGACGGTGATGAGCGCGTCGAGCTTGCCGGGAGCCAGTTCCAGCAGCGGGTTCAGCGGCAGGAACACCCACAGCGCGAGCGCGGCCAGCGCGTGCCGGTCGACGTCGGCTCCGGTGACGCCGGGCGGCGCGCGGAAACCGGGGGCGCCGAGCGCGGGTCGCGGCGAGTCCAGGCCGAGCGCGGCCATCTCGAAGTCCACCAGCGCGACCGAGTCGTCCTCGTCGACCAGCACGTTCAGCGGGTGCAGGTCGCCGAAGACCACGCCGCGCCGGTGCACTTGGTCGATCAGGTTCCGGACCCGGTCCAGCAGCGCCAGCGCGCGGTTCGCGTAGCGGGTGCGGTCGTCGGCGGTGACGTGCCGCCGGGTCAGCGGGTAGTTCCGGGCCAGCCACGAGCCGAGCGACCGGCCGGGCATCGGCTCCATCGCCAGGAAGGTGTGCTCCCACACCGGGAACAGCTCGTGCGCCTCGGGAACGCCGTCGATGCCGCTGAGGTGCCGCAGCACCTCGTGCTCGCGGCGCAGCCGGGCCGGCGCGTCGGTGCCGTCGCGGTCCAGCCCGGCGTGCGGGCGGGCCTCCTTGAGCACCACGTCGGCACCGTCGGATTCCCTGGTCGCGCGGTAGACGCCGCCGCCGTTGGAGAAGTGCAGCGAGGAGGTCACCCGGTACGGCAATTGCGCCGGGTCGCCGTTCTTGCGCGCCGCCGAGTGGGGTTCGAGGAACTCCGGCAACCGCACCCAGTCCGGCACGGAGAATCCCGGCCCGCGCACGTCGGGAACGAGCACGCCGTCCGGGCGTTGCACGGCGGGAACCCTGCTTCCGCCGAGTTCCGCCCACCGCTGCTCGAATCCGCCGAATCGAACGTAGAGGGGACCGCCGCCGTAGCGCAGATCGCTCAGCACGTAAGGGCCTGCTTCACCGTCCAGCGCCGCGGAGAGTTCGACCAGAATGGTCCGCAAGTGCTCCTCGTCCACCGGGTAGGCGGTGATGAACTTGCCGCTCCCGGAACGCGGCGCGTATTTCGAGTTCCGCACCAGCAGCACGGCCTGATCGCGCAGGTGCTTGAACGCGACCCGATTGCGCAGGCAGTAATCACCGACGACGCGCAGCACTCGTTCCGCGTTGTCCAGCGTCGCCGAAACGTGCACCTTCCAACCCTGTTTCGGCAGCTCGACGCCGTCCGGTCGCAGCATTCGCCAGATCCCGAGCGAGCCGTCCCGCCAGTCCGAACCGTCGGGAATCGCCAGCAGCCGCACGTATTCGTCCCGGCCGTCGGATTCACCGGAAGAGCCGTTCTGCTCATCGTAGAAGAGCGGATCGGCGAAGCAGAACGCTTCGTACCGGAGATCCATGGCAGACCTTTCACCGAGCAACGATCATGACTTTTCCGCGACAACCCAGTCGGCACGACACTTCGCCGGTCGCCGTGAAATTTCCTCATGGCCACTGGAAAATGCCAACCCGCCGAACCAGTGATCACACTAGACTCAACGAGTGACTACTTAGGTCTCGTTACCGCAAAGTAGAACGCGAAGCGCCGAATCGGACGGCATCGCCAATCACTCGTTCGCCTGTAACGGCCGTCTTCCCAGGCGAAACGGTGCGACCGGAACTCCCCCGGCCGAATCGAATGCACGAATACCGGGAAACACCGAACCCGCGAAAATGCGTGCACGAGAAAGCGGATCGCACACCCCAGAAGTGCACGAGTCACCACGAAGCTGCACATCCGTGCATCAGTGCAACGCGCGTGCCGCCCGTCCGGCGTCGATCGACGCCGTCAGGCCTCTCCGCGCAACGCCGGACCGTCCTGCACGAAGGCATCGGCCAGCGAACTGCGCCAGTCCCGCAACGGGCTCAGCCCCGCCTCGGCCCACGCCCGCGGCGACAGCACCGAATAGCCCGGCCGCGGCGCGGGACGGGGGAAATCGGCCGTGGTGCACGGCAGCACCCGCTCCGGATCGGCCCCGATCTCCGCGAACACCGCGCGCGCGAACTCGAACCAGCTCGCCCGCCCGCCGTTGGTGCAGTGCAGCACCCGCTGCGCCGGATCGCGGCGCGCGGCCAGCAGGCCGGCCAGCTCCAGCAGCCCGTCGGCGAGATCACCCGTCCAGGTCGGCGCCCCGATCTGGTCGTCGACCACGGTCACGGTGTCCCGCTCCCCCGCCAGCCGGACCATCGTCTTGACGAAGTTCGCTCCCCCGGCGCCGTACACCCACGCCGTGCGCACCACCCAGGCGCGCTCGGCGGCCGCGAGCACCTCCTGCTCGCCCGCGAGCTTCGTGCGCCCGTACACCGCGCGCGGCCC
This window of the Saccharopolyspora gloriosae genome carries:
- a CDS encoding SapB/AmfS family lanthipeptide yields the protein MEMVLQLQELDAHQDASFGGGDGGGDNGSNLSLLAACANSTVSVLTCN
- the rfbD gene encoding dTDP-4-dehydrorhamnose reductase; this encodes MSTADRGELALLVPGGRGQLGRELQRRAKGVAGLVHAPGSAELDIRDAQDVSDEVDSFAEAARDNNLRPVVLNAAAHTAVDAAEGEPELAAAINVDGAAALARACARRRVPLVHLSTDYVFDGTATVPYEPTDPTGPRAVYGRTKLAGEQEVLAAAERAWVVRTAWVYGAGGANFVKTMVRLAGERDTVTVVDDQIGAPTWTGDLADGLLELAGLLAARRDPAQRVLHCTNGGRASWFEFARAVFAEIGADPERVLPCTTADFPRPAPRPGYSVLSPRAWAEAGLSPLRDWRSSLADAFVQDGPALRGEA
- the lanKC gene encoding class III lanthionine synthetase LanKC → MDLRYEAFCFADPLFYDEQNGSSGESDGRDEYVRLLAIPDGSDWRDGSLGIWRMLRPDGVELPKQGWKVHVSATLDNAERVLRVVGDYCLRNRVAFKHLRDQAVLLVRNSKYAPRSGSGKFITAYPVDEEHLRTILVELSAALDGEAGPYVLSDLRYGGGPLYVRFGGFEQRWAELGGSRVPAVQRPDGVLVPDVRGPGFSVPDWVRLPEFLEPHSAARKNGDPAQLPYRVTSSLHFSNGGGVYRATRESDGADVVLKEARPHAGLDRDGTDAPARLRREHEVLRHLSGIDGVPEAHELFPVWEHTFLAMEPMPGRSLGSWLARNYPLTRRHVTADDRTRYANRALALLDRVRNLIDQVHRRGVVFGDLHPLNVLVDEDDSVALVDFEMAALGLDSPRPALGAPGFRAPPGVTGADVDRHALAALALWVFLPLNPLLELAPGKLDALITVVRRCFELPAEYGDALRERLLPDGVAPATTELDQREPDWGIVRKGLAEGVLGTATPERADRLFPGDIEQFRVGGTGFAYGAAGVLHALDVAGAGRYPEHEQWLLDAVRRTPPQRPGLLDGAHGTAHVLENLGHGDAALDLLDAAAGLAERTEDHGYAGGLAGIALNLLHFAHRREDGEFLRRAVNIGDRLATALPAAPPPGEVGRAGLLDGWAGPALLFTHLHDATGERSWLELADQALLRDLDECVRADDGGLQVRDGGVRTLPYAGVGSAGIALVAEELARRHPAAECLRWQGDLLSACLGEFVIHPGLLFGRCGLLAALAAAHRRSPDPGWADAIGVHLAALGVHALPIGDGGIAMPGNQLLRLSTDVATGGAGVLGTVAAVLDGHGRVLPFFGAEPGTAH